TGATTCAACATCAAGAATATTGGAACCTGATATAGTTGGGAATGAACATTATAAAGTTGCAAGAGAAGTTCAAAAAGTGCTACAAAGATACAAGGAGCTACAAGATATAATTGCAATACTTGGAATGGACGAATTAGGAGATGAAGATAAAGTAATTGTAAATCGTGCAAGAAAAATTCAAAGATTTTTCTCACAACCATTTTCAGTTGCAGAACAATTTACAGGTATGAAAGGTAAATATGTTCCGCTTAAAGAGACTATAAGAGGATTTAAAGAAATTTTAGATGGTAAATATGATGATTTACCTGAACAAGCTTTTTTATATGTCGGAAATATAGATGAGGCAGTTGCAAAAGCTAGAAATATGTTAGGTGAGTAATATGAACAGTCTTAATGTAAAAGTAGTTTCTCCTATGGGAATAGAACTTGTACTTGATGATGTCAGTTTTATTAAAGTAAGAGGGTCTAAAGGAGATTTAGGAATATTACCAAATCATATAAATTTTGTAACAGTTTTAGGTGAAGGTCAAATGCTTATAAGGCAAGGAAAAAATGATGAAAAATCATATTTTGTATCAGGCGGATTTTTAGAAGTTAGAGAAAATATGGTAATAGTTATAGCAGAAGACATTATTGAATCTTCACAAGAAGAAATTATTAGACTTCAAAGAAAACAAGCAATAGAAAAAGCAACACAAGAAAAATTAAAAGAAGACAAAGATATACTTGGAACTAAAAAACGTATACAAGATAGCTTAAGAAAATAATAAATAAAATATGTACCAAAAAACTAGAAATAAAAGATAAAATCTAGTTTTAAGGTACATTTTTTTATATGTAGGTTAATAATTTATTGATATTTTCAAAGTTATAATCAGGATTAATAGTTTTCATAAATTCTTTTATAAAATTAGTGACATCTTTTAAACTATAACGATCTAAATAAATGTTATCTATAATATTATTATTATGTGAAGCTCTATTTCTAACTATTCTTATTGCTGATAAAAAATTAATTAATTTTGTCTTTTTAATTGAATAAACTGAACAAAGTTGTTGTAATATAGTATCATCGCAAGCTTCTAATATGTAAATTAGTTCTCCCCAAGTTATATCTTCAATAAAAATTAAAATAGATAAAGTATTTTCATCATCACTGTATTTATTTTTGTATGTATCTATAATCTTTTTTTCACTTTCTTCATTTAATATACTTTTATTTTTATTTTCTAATTTTTTTCTTATATCCTTGTAATTTTTACTTTGCTTTATCCACCAAGATGTATCCATATATCTATCTAATCCTTCTTTACCAAGGATTTTAGCAATATTAATTTTTACTGATATTTCTATTATTTCAATAGCATCTAGTAGTTTTAAACGTAATTTTTTATCAAGAAAAAATCTATCTAAAATATCTTCAAAATATATGTTATCAAGATATTTATTTTGGCTGTTTATAAATTTATAGCTAAATTCTTTTAGTTTATAATAACTGATATGTTTTAATGTGGTAATTGCTTTTTCTTTATCTTTAAATTTTAAATTTTTATTTTCCAGATATCCTATAAATTCTTTTTCACTAAGCAATTTTTTATTAAGTTTAGTATATTTTTTATCAAAATTTTTACAT
Above is a window of Caviibacter abscessus DNA encoding:
- the atpC gene encoding ATP synthase F1 subunit epsilon, producing the protein MNSLNVKVVSPMGIELVLDDVSFIKVRGSKGDLGILPNHINFVTVLGEGQMLIRQGKNDEKSYFVSGGFLEVRENMVIVIAEDIIESSQEEIIRLQRKQAIEKATQEKLKEDKDILGTKKRIQDSLRK
- a CDS encoding Abi family protein, with translation MNEKILNTALAYISDDENLITKMANISAVLMENLTDINWVGFYLVEGNFLVLGPFQGKPACTKIPFGKGVCGTAWEQRKTLIVDNVHNFATHIACDSASNSEIVVPIFKNNEIIAVLDIDSPIFNRFNNEDKRLLEILCKNFDKKYTKLNKKLLSEKEFIGYLENKNLKFKDKEKAITTLKHISYYKLKEFSYKFINSQNKYLDNIYFEDILDRFFLDKKLRLKLLDAIEIIEISVKINIAKILGKEGLDRYMDTSWWIKQSKNYKDIRKKLENKNKSILNEESEKKIIDTYKNKYSDDENTLSILIFIEDITWGELIYILEACDDTILQQLCSVYSIKKTKLINFLSAIRIVRNRASHNNNIIDNIYLDRYSLKDVTNFIKEFMKTINPDYNFENINKLLTYI